One genomic window of Daphnia pulex isolate KAP4 chromosome 12, ASM2113471v1 includes the following:
- the LOC124209092 gene encoding calmodulin-binding transcription activator 1-like isoform X3: MKLSNFNPLPRSAVNKSPAAAAATVQNHNNKSRLSDDGGMNPPINLPASLESLPRAEHFPTQRHRWNTNEEIAAVLINFERHPEWLFKEVKIRPKSGSMLLYSRKKVRYRRDGYCWKKRKDGKTTREDHMKLKVQGTECIYGCYVHSAILPTFHRRCYWLLQNPDIVLVHYLNVPYPDDAKLLVVASVSLWAERKEWSKDELISQLRPMFLSQDEPNLNNELEVSTAETVEAIVSQLMEKQRLARSGGGIGAVPVAVNGHVSNLPQRQPQPLQTAVGGRGSNNRSSNGAMEPQAQVQVHHNHKVGADASSHNDLAAGHSLPHSLRRLSNGGGGSSFIRLEPRPAPSHSNNIQQRQATPTDSAVGRAAPRAEATGFGLGRGGSPPTSQISSSSSLSSSSAPSFHTEQLHHHSEPVPCQQQQQQDHQQDHQLQQQQQQQQMISAKQESLDSNYYYSSNNCNNPGQQQQQQQQQQQQPTPHPPPTPAAPAVINSTTMNFMDHGSGGDQGNTFPSFYSLINANNAARRADEMLSGHGYRLPMDCLFNETLDLSQDDIQRTLSANLSHETAFHCSGGGGSGSNDGGASCSDGGLGRSIRSVETTAEDDLLVNLDAFDMLTEFSDLDCHDTIDSLISIQADGAGGGGTSGSPSDGSDGKDLNGIHARIHQLKDMPSPSTLSATGDPLLTSITDFSPEWAPTEGGAKLLITGSFCSPTLSGSYSVLFDGIAVPAVWVQLGVLRCFCPPHSPGRVQLQVVRQGLSITQPAIFEYRQVSAASNTCQEGSSTAQWTNSLLSLLVGRLESLGTHLNVHGCGIEQLFSSLRAYLESGEVELQSAEEQLVSICRQLVTKRWRPGPHQQSAADDPSSNTNGTQQQQQQQQMNLLHLAAALGLLRVLCTLLNWRLENSSPALEREMSPLASDQQGYTPLMWACSQGHRDVVALLAQWDPSALNVHDRSGKSAWDVARQRGHHSLAEELETRRILSVRRSTVEPQQPLPLPPPQLAQLNKPSPSKPAESVAARQMLLAKRSSVDSVPNNNNNNNNEPLGHNHQGYWRRPNAAKAHKLSRDDRSYSLPLGGAGQAYSSGRNSTGSNISGLAHDPSPSPHTMDSSNTSSLNGGSSSFDGGLDGLVGPCYSPCYSADIEGLESGDDGLLVDNSSTCSSSTQAAPCSSAAGGGVRSVGGGAGGVRRESVNSVDLHQQHLSPLTSIEQNTRVLTLAEQIIAAIPDRIKNETEEMVVGWSPCMELEISSVVSEVQSIEGSIDLAIVADAPPSLDGNDLTFEFSDQQYRYCETATPSSSLSPASSSCLQSPCSFSVNSPSPPPTTADFSEFLQASASLFVRDFSNLTLSDHEQRELYEAAKTIQKAYRSYVGRKRAEEQEKERAAAVIIQNYYRRYKQYVYLKQMTKAAVVIQNQFRSYYEHKRFKKNMESPSTSSGANSASCNGGVGISSSAAAVAAAYRNYRESSLSASSARQSREGTPTSSALKRTYSQRRQHQAARKIQQFMRQSKNNLLDVVVKSVAEREGATAGGRVSSSREASGSSTTTTQSPGSGSSPSNSSSSVGSVGSSMTYHNLN; encoded by the exons ATGAAGTTGTCAAACTTCAACCCGTTGCCGCGTTCGGCTGTCAACAAATCaccggccgccgccgccgccactgtCCAGaatcacaacaacaaatcgCGAT tgAGCGATGACGGCGGGATGAATCCACCCATCAATCTTCCGGCCAGCCTGGAGAGTTTACCAAGGGCCGAACATTTCCCAACGCAGAGGCATCGCTGGAACACCAATGAG GAAATTGCGGCCGTGTTGATCAACTTTGAACGACATCCCGAGTGGCTCTTCAAAGAAGTCAAAATCAg ACCCAAGAGTGGCTCTATGTTGTTATATTCGCGGAAGAAGGTGCGATACCGCCGCGACGGCTACTGCTGGAAGAAGCGCAAGGACGGCAAGACGACGCGAGAAGATCACATGAAACTCAAAGTGCAAGGAACAGAG TGCATCTACGGCTGTTACgtccactcggccatcttgccTACCTTCCACCGGAGATGCTACTGGCTCCTGCAG AATCCCGACATTGTGCTGGTCCACTATCTCAACGTTCCCTACCCGGACGACGCCAAGCTCCTGGTGGTGGCCAGCGTCTCGCTCTGGGCCGAGCGCAAGGAATGGAGCAAAGACGAGCTCATCTCCCAGCTGAGACCCATGT ttttgAGCCAGGACGAGCCCAATCTGAACAACGAACTGGAAGTTTCt ACGGCCGAGACGGTGGAGGCCATCGTCAGTCAGCTGATGGAGAAGCAGAGGCTGGCCAGATCGGGCGGTGGGATCGGTGCCGTTCCAGTGGCTGTCAACGGACACGTGTCGAATTTACCTCAGCGTCAGCCTCAGCCACTTCAGACGGCTGTAGGAGGGCGGGGTAGTAACAACCGATCATCCAACGGCGCCATGGAGCCCCAGGCCCAGGTCCAGGTCCACCACAATCACAAAGTGGGCGCGGATGCATCGAGTCACAACGATTTGGCGGCCGGCCACAGCCTTCCACATTCCCTTCGGCGGCTCTCTAATGGCGGGGGAGGCAGCTCCTTTATCCGCCTGGAACCGCGACCCGCTCCGTCACATTCCAACAACATCCAGCAGCGTCAG GCAACGCCGACTGACAGCGCCGTGGGGCGGGCGGCTCCTAGGGCGGAGGCGACTGGATTCGGTCTGGGAAGAGGCGGATCGCCGCCAACGTCCCAGatctcttcgtcgtcgtccttgtCTTCCTCTTCCGCTCCGTCTTTCCACACCGAGCAGCTCCATCATCACTCTGAGCCGGTGCcgtgccagcagcagcagcagcaggatcATCAGCAGGATCATcagctccagcagcagcaacagcagcagcaaatgatCAGCGCCAAACAGGAATCGCTCGATTCCAACTATTATTACTCTTCTAATAATTGCAACAACCCtgggcaacaacagcaacagcaacaacagcagcagcagcagccgacccCGCATCCGCCACCTACGCCTGCCGCTCCGGCTGTAATCAACTCGACGACAATGAATTTCATGGATCACGGAAGCGGCGGCGATCAAGGCAACACGTTCCCATCCTTCTACTCGCTCATCAACGCTAATAACGCCGCCAGGCGGGCCGACGAAATGCTTTCCGGTCACGGATATAG GTTGCCGATGGATTGTCTGTTCAATGAGACGCTGGATCTTTCGCAGGACGACATCCAGCGGACGCTGTCGGCCAACCTGAGCCACGAGACGGCGTTCCATTGCAGCGGAGGCGGCGGCAGCGGAAGCAACGACGGTGGAGCCTCGTGTAGTGACGGCGGACTGGGCAGATCGATCCGGTCCGTCGAAACGACGGCCGAGGATGACCTGCTGGTCAATCTGGACGCCTTTGATATGTTGACGGAGTTCTCAGACTTGGATTGCCATGACACTATCGACTCTCTCATCTCCATCCAAGCCGACGGAGCCGGCGGAGGAGGAACATCTGGATCGCCGTCTGACGGCTCGGATGGAAAAGACCTTAATGGAATCCACGCAAGGATCCATCAGCTCAAAGACATGCCCTCACCCTCGACCCTATCGGCGACAGGCGATCCTTTACTGACATCCATTACCGATTTCTCACCGGAATGGGCACCCACCGAG GGCGGTGCCAAACTCCTCATTACAGGATCGTTTTGTTCACCAACGCTCAGTGGCTCCTACAGCGTTTTGTTTGATGGAATTGCAGTCCCAGCTGTTTGGGTCCAGTTGGGAGTTTTGCGATGCTTCTGCCCTC CTCACAGTCCTGGAAGAGTACAACTGCAGGTCGTCCGTCAAGGATTGTCCATCACCCAGCCGGCCATTTTTGAATACCGGCAGGTGTCAGCCGCGTCCAATACTTGCCAGGAAGGATCGTCAACTGCCCAGTGGACGAATTCCCTGCTGTCGTTGTTGGTGGGCCGGCTGGAGTCGCTAGGGACGCATTTGAACGTTCATGGATGCGGCATCGAGCAGCTGTTCAGCAGTTTG AGGGCCTATCTGGAAAGTGGCGAGGTGGAATTGCAAAGCGCCGAGGAGCAGCTGGTGTCCATCTGCCGTCAGCTGGTGACGAAACGTTGGCGACCCGGTCCGCATCAGCAGTCGGCAGCCGACGATCCTTCGTCCAATACCAACgggacacagcagcagcagcagcagcagcagatgaacCTACTCCATCTGGCGGCCGCTTTGGGCTTATTGCGAGTCCTGTGCACCTTGCTCAACTGGCGACTGGAGAATTCGTCGCCAGCCCTGGAACGCGAGATGAGTCCGCTGGCCAGCGACCAGCAGGGCTACACTCCGCTCATGTGGGCCTGCTCCCAGGGTCACCGTGACGTGGTTGCCCTCCTGGCCCAGTGGGATCCATCGGCTCTCAACGTCCACGATCGGTCGGGCAAGTCCGCCTGGGATGTGGCCCGCCAAAGGGGTCACCATTCGCTGGCGGAAGAACTGGAAACGCGAAGGATCTTGTCAGTCAGGCGTTCAACGGTGGAGCCACAGCAGCCGCTGCCTCTGCCTCCGCCTCAACTGGCCCAGCTCAACAAACCTAGTCCCAGTAAACCGGCCGAATCGGTCGCCGCCCGCCAAATGTTGTTGGCCAAACGATCCTCTGTCGACTCGGTGcccaataacaacaacaacaacaacaacgagccACTAGGCCACAACCATCAAGGCTATTGGCGAAGGCCCAACGCGGCCAAAGCTCACAAACTTTCCAG GGACGACCGCAGTTATTCGCTTCCGCTGGGTGGGGCCGGCCAGGCTTATTCTAGCGGCCGCAACAGCACCGGGAGCAACATATCGGGTCTTGCTCACGATCCTTCGCCTTCACCCCACACGATGGATTCGTCCAATACAT CTTCTTTGAACGGCGGCTCATCGAGCTTCGATGGCGGGCTGGATGGCCTGGTCGGCCCGTGTTACAGCCCGTGTTACAGCGCCGACATCGAAGGCTTGGAGTCGGGAGACGATGGATTGCTCGTCGACAACTCGTCAACCTGCTCCTCATCAACCCAAGCTGCTCCCTGCTCCTCCGCCGCAG GTGGTGGCGTCCGATCTGTCGGCGGCGGAGCCGGCGGTGTCCGGCGGGAGAGCGTCAACTCGGTCGACCTCCATCAGCAGCACCTGTCGCCGTTGACGAGCATCGAGCAAAACACTCGGGTCCTGACGCTGGCCGAGCAAATCATCGCGGCCATTCCCGATCGCATCAAA AACGAAACGGAAGAGATGGTGGTCGGCTGGAGCCCCTGCATGGAATTGGAGATCAGCAGCGTCGTCAGCGAAGTGCAGAGTATTGAAGGATCCATCGACTTGGCCATCGTTGCCGACGCCCCGCCATCTCTGGACGGCAACGACTTGACGTTTGAATTCAGTGATCAACAGTACAG GTATTGCGAAACGGCGACGCCCAGCTCAAGTTTGTCTCCAGCGTCGTCCAGCTGCCTCCAATCACCGTGTTCCTTCTCGGTCAATTCACCTTCACCGCCGCCCACCACGGCCGATTTCAGTGAATTCCTCCAG GCTTCTGCCAGTTTATTTGTTCGCGATTTTTCTAACTTGACGCTGTCGGATCACGAACAACGCGAACTCTACGAGGCGGCCAAGACCATCCAAAAGGCCTATCGATCCTACGTAGGACGCAAGAGGGCCGAGGAGCAGGAGAAGGAACGGGCAGCCGCCGTGATTATTCAAAACTATTACCGGCGTTACAAACAG TACGTCTACCTGAAGCAGATGACCAAAGCGGCCGTCGTGATCCAGAACCAGTTCCGCTCCTACTACGAGCACAAGCGCTTCAAGAAGAACATGGAGTCGCCGTCGACGTCGTCGGGCGCCAATTCCGCCAGTTGCAACGGCGGAGTGGGAATTTCATCGTCGGCAGCCGCCGTGGCCGCCGCTTACCGCAACTACCGCGAGTCATCCCTGTCGGCCAGCTCGGCCCGCCAGAGCCGCGAAGGCACACCCACCTCATCGGCCCTCAA ACGGACGTACTCTCAGCGGCGGCAGCACCAGGCGGCCAGGAAGATCCAGCAGTTCATGCGCCAATCCAAGAACAA TCTGCTGGATGTTGTGGTGAAATCG GttgcagagagagagggcgCTACTGCGGGCGGCCGAGTCTCATCCAGCAGAGAAGCCAGCggatcatcaacaacaaccacacagAGTCCCGGCAGCGGCAGCAGTCCCAGCAACTCCAGTTCCAGCGTTGGATCCGTCGGAAGTTCCATGACCTACCACAATctgaattaa
- the LOC124209092 gene encoding calmodulin-binding transcription activator 2-like isoform X6, with the protein MNLIQQQQQGSSSSTSTSTGGEHQGAIENKMVESQPSCSRQSSQDDADSSCAVGVKQSPSVSDDGGMNPPINLPASLESLPRAEHFPTQRHRWNTNEEIAAVLINFERHPEWLFKEVKIRPKSGSMLLYSRKKVRYRRDGYCWKKRKDGKTTREDHMKLKVQGTECIYGCYVHSAILPTFHRRCYWLLQNPDIVLVHYLNVPYPDDAKLLVVASVSLWAERKEWSKDELISQLRPMFLSQDEPNLNNELEVSTAETVEAIVSQLMEKQRLARSGGGIGAVPVAVNGHVSNLPQRQPQPLQTAVGGRGSNNRSSNGAMEPQAQVQVHHNHKVGADASSHNDLAAGHSLPHSLRRLSNGGGGSSFIRLEPRPAPSHSNNIQQRQATPTDSAVGRAAPRAEATGFGLGRGGSPPTSQISSSSSLSSSSAPSFHTEQLHHHSEPVPCQQQQQQDHQQDHQLQQQQQQQQMISAKQESLDSNYYYSSNNCNNPGQQQQQQQQQQQQPTPHPPPTPAAPAVINSTTMNFMDHGSGGDQGNTFPSFYSLINANNAARRADEMLSGHGYRLPMDCLFNETLDLSQDDIQRTLSANLSHETAFHCSGGGGSGSNDGGASCSDGGLGRSIRSVETTAEDDLLVNLDAFDMLTEFSDLDCHDTIDSLISIQADGAGGGGTSGSPSDGSDGKDLNGIHARIHQLKDMPSPSTLSATGDPLLTSITDFSPEWAPTEGGAKLLITGSFCSPTLSGSYSVLFDGIAVPAVWVQLGVLRCFCPPHSPGRVQLQVVRQGLSITQPAIFEYRQVSAASNTCQEGSSTAQWTNSLLSLLVGRLESLGTHLNVHGCGIEQLFSSLRAYLESGEVELQSAEEQLVSICRQLVTKRWRPGPHQQSAADDPSSNTNGTQQQQQQQQMNLLHLAAALGLLRVLCTLLNWRLENSSPALEREMSPLASDQQGYTPLMWACSQGHRDVVALLAQWDPSALNVHDRSGKSAWDVARQRGHHSLAEELETRRILSVRRSTVEPQQPLPLPPPQLAQLNKPSPSKPAESVAARQMLLAKRSSVDSVPNNNNNNNNEPLGHNHQGYWRRPNAAKAHKLSRDDRSYSLPLGGAGQAYSSGRNSTGSNISGLAHDPSPSPHTMDSSNTCGGVRSVGGGAGGVRRESVNSVDLHQQHLSPLTSIEQNTRVLTLAEQIIAAIPDRIKNETEEMVVGWSPCMELEISSVVSEVQSIEGSIDLAIVADAPPSLDGNDLTFEFSDQQYRYCETATPSSSLSPASSSCLQSPCSFSVNSPSPPPTTADFSEFLQASASLFVRDFSNLTLSDHEQRELYEAAKTIQKAYRSYVGRKRAEEQEKERAAAVIIQNYYRRYKQYVYLKQMTKAAVVIQNQFRSYYEHKRFKKNMESPSTSSGANSASCNGGVGISSSAAAVAAAYRNYRESSLSASSARQSREGTPTSSALKRTYSQRRQHQAARKIQQFMRQSKNKLQRERALLRAAESHPAEKPADHQQQPHRVPAAAAVPATPVPALDPSEVP; encoded by the exons ATGAATctaatccagcagcagcagcagggtagcagcagcagcactagcACCAGCACTGGAGGAGAACATCAAGGAGCCATTGAGAACAAGATGGTCGAGAGTCAGCCCTCCTGTTCCCGGCAATCCTCGCAGGACGATGCCGACTCTTCTTGCGCAGTTGGCGTCAAGCAGTCACCATCAG tgAGCGATGACGGCGGGATGAATCCACCCATCAATCTTCCGGCCAGCCTGGAGAGTTTACCAAGGGCCGAACATTTCCCAACGCAGAGGCATCGCTGGAACACCAATGAG GAAATTGCGGCCGTGTTGATCAACTTTGAACGACATCCCGAGTGGCTCTTCAAAGAAGTCAAAATCAg ACCCAAGAGTGGCTCTATGTTGTTATATTCGCGGAAGAAGGTGCGATACCGCCGCGACGGCTACTGCTGGAAGAAGCGCAAGGACGGCAAGACGACGCGAGAAGATCACATGAAACTCAAAGTGCAAGGAACAGAG TGCATCTACGGCTGTTACgtccactcggccatcttgccTACCTTCCACCGGAGATGCTACTGGCTCCTGCAG AATCCCGACATTGTGCTGGTCCACTATCTCAACGTTCCCTACCCGGACGACGCCAAGCTCCTGGTGGTGGCCAGCGTCTCGCTCTGGGCCGAGCGCAAGGAATGGAGCAAAGACGAGCTCATCTCCCAGCTGAGACCCATGT ttttgAGCCAGGACGAGCCCAATCTGAACAACGAACTGGAAGTTTCt ACGGCCGAGACGGTGGAGGCCATCGTCAGTCAGCTGATGGAGAAGCAGAGGCTGGCCAGATCGGGCGGTGGGATCGGTGCCGTTCCAGTGGCTGTCAACGGACACGTGTCGAATTTACCTCAGCGTCAGCCTCAGCCACTTCAGACGGCTGTAGGAGGGCGGGGTAGTAACAACCGATCATCCAACGGCGCCATGGAGCCCCAGGCCCAGGTCCAGGTCCACCACAATCACAAAGTGGGCGCGGATGCATCGAGTCACAACGATTTGGCGGCCGGCCACAGCCTTCCACATTCCCTTCGGCGGCTCTCTAATGGCGGGGGAGGCAGCTCCTTTATCCGCCTGGAACCGCGACCCGCTCCGTCACATTCCAACAACATCCAGCAGCGTCAG GCAACGCCGACTGACAGCGCCGTGGGGCGGGCGGCTCCTAGGGCGGAGGCGACTGGATTCGGTCTGGGAAGAGGCGGATCGCCGCCAACGTCCCAGatctcttcgtcgtcgtccttgtCTTCCTCTTCCGCTCCGTCTTTCCACACCGAGCAGCTCCATCATCACTCTGAGCCGGTGCcgtgccagcagcagcagcagcaggatcATCAGCAGGATCATcagctccagcagcagcaacagcagcagcaaatgatCAGCGCCAAACAGGAATCGCTCGATTCCAACTATTATTACTCTTCTAATAATTGCAACAACCCtgggcaacaacagcaacagcaacaacagcagcagcagcagccgacccCGCATCCGCCACCTACGCCTGCCGCTCCGGCTGTAATCAACTCGACGACAATGAATTTCATGGATCACGGAAGCGGCGGCGATCAAGGCAACACGTTCCCATCCTTCTACTCGCTCATCAACGCTAATAACGCCGCCAGGCGGGCCGACGAAATGCTTTCCGGTCACGGATATAG GTTGCCGATGGATTGTCTGTTCAATGAGACGCTGGATCTTTCGCAGGACGACATCCAGCGGACGCTGTCGGCCAACCTGAGCCACGAGACGGCGTTCCATTGCAGCGGAGGCGGCGGCAGCGGAAGCAACGACGGTGGAGCCTCGTGTAGTGACGGCGGACTGGGCAGATCGATCCGGTCCGTCGAAACGACGGCCGAGGATGACCTGCTGGTCAATCTGGACGCCTTTGATATGTTGACGGAGTTCTCAGACTTGGATTGCCATGACACTATCGACTCTCTCATCTCCATCCAAGCCGACGGAGCCGGCGGAGGAGGAACATCTGGATCGCCGTCTGACGGCTCGGATGGAAAAGACCTTAATGGAATCCACGCAAGGATCCATCAGCTCAAAGACATGCCCTCACCCTCGACCCTATCGGCGACAGGCGATCCTTTACTGACATCCATTACCGATTTCTCACCGGAATGGGCACCCACCGAG GGCGGTGCCAAACTCCTCATTACAGGATCGTTTTGTTCACCAACGCTCAGTGGCTCCTACAGCGTTTTGTTTGATGGAATTGCAGTCCCAGCTGTTTGGGTCCAGTTGGGAGTTTTGCGATGCTTCTGCCCTC CTCACAGTCCTGGAAGAGTACAACTGCAGGTCGTCCGTCAAGGATTGTCCATCACCCAGCCGGCCATTTTTGAATACCGGCAGGTGTCAGCCGCGTCCAATACTTGCCAGGAAGGATCGTCAACTGCCCAGTGGACGAATTCCCTGCTGTCGTTGTTGGTGGGCCGGCTGGAGTCGCTAGGGACGCATTTGAACGTTCATGGATGCGGCATCGAGCAGCTGTTCAGCAGTTTG AGGGCCTATCTGGAAAGTGGCGAGGTGGAATTGCAAAGCGCCGAGGAGCAGCTGGTGTCCATCTGCCGTCAGCTGGTGACGAAACGTTGGCGACCCGGTCCGCATCAGCAGTCGGCAGCCGACGATCCTTCGTCCAATACCAACgggacacagcagcagcagcagcagcagcagatgaacCTACTCCATCTGGCGGCCGCTTTGGGCTTATTGCGAGTCCTGTGCACCTTGCTCAACTGGCGACTGGAGAATTCGTCGCCAGCCCTGGAACGCGAGATGAGTCCGCTGGCCAGCGACCAGCAGGGCTACACTCCGCTCATGTGGGCCTGCTCCCAGGGTCACCGTGACGTGGTTGCCCTCCTGGCCCAGTGGGATCCATCGGCTCTCAACGTCCACGATCGGTCGGGCAAGTCCGCCTGGGATGTGGCCCGCCAAAGGGGTCACCATTCGCTGGCGGAAGAACTGGAAACGCGAAGGATCTTGTCAGTCAGGCGTTCAACGGTGGAGCCACAGCAGCCGCTGCCTCTGCCTCCGCCTCAACTGGCCCAGCTCAACAAACCTAGTCCCAGTAAACCGGCCGAATCGGTCGCCGCCCGCCAAATGTTGTTGGCCAAACGATCCTCTGTCGACTCGGTGcccaataacaacaacaacaacaacaacgagccACTAGGCCACAACCATCAAGGCTATTGGCGAAGGCCCAACGCGGCCAAAGCTCACAAACTTTCCAG GGACGACCGCAGTTATTCGCTTCCGCTGGGTGGGGCCGGCCAGGCTTATTCTAGCGGCCGCAACAGCACCGGGAGCAACATATCGGGTCTTGCTCACGATCCTTCGCCTTCACCCCACACGATGGATTCGTCCAATACAT GTGGTGGCGTCCGATCTGTCGGCGGCGGAGCCGGCGGTGTCCGGCGGGAGAGCGTCAACTCGGTCGACCTCCATCAGCAGCACCTGTCGCCGTTGACGAGCATCGAGCAAAACACTCGGGTCCTGACGCTGGCCGAGCAAATCATCGCGGCCATTCCCGATCGCATCAAA AACGAAACGGAAGAGATGGTGGTCGGCTGGAGCCCCTGCATGGAATTGGAGATCAGCAGCGTCGTCAGCGAAGTGCAGAGTATTGAAGGATCCATCGACTTGGCCATCGTTGCCGACGCCCCGCCATCTCTGGACGGCAACGACTTGACGTTTGAATTCAGTGATCAACAGTACAG GTATTGCGAAACGGCGACGCCCAGCTCAAGTTTGTCTCCAGCGTCGTCCAGCTGCCTCCAATCACCGTGTTCCTTCTCGGTCAATTCACCTTCACCGCCGCCCACCACGGCCGATTTCAGTGAATTCCTCCAG GCTTCTGCCAGTTTATTTGTTCGCGATTTTTCTAACTTGACGCTGTCGGATCACGAACAACGCGAACTCTACGAGGCGGCCAAGACCATCCAAAAGGCCTATCGATCCTACGTAGGACGCAAGAGGGCCGAGGAGCAGGAGAAGGAACGGGCAGCCGCCGTGATTATTCAAAACTATTACCGGCGTTACAAACAG TACGTCTACCTGAAGCAGATGACCAAAGCGGCCGTCGTGATCCAGAACCAGTTCCGCTCCTACTACGAGCACAAGCGCTTCAAGAAGAACATGGAGTCGCCGTCGACGTCGTCGGGCGCCAATTCCGCCAGTTGCAACGGCGGAGTGGGAATTTCATCGTCGGCAGCCGCCGTGGCCGCCGCTTACCGCAACTACCGCGAGTCATCCCTGTCGGCCAGCTCGGCCCGCCAGAGCCGCGAAGGCACACCCACCTCATCGGCCCTCAA ACGGACGTACTCTCAGCGGCGGCAGCACCAGGCGGCCAGGAAGATCCAGCAGTTCATGCGCCAATCCAAGAACAA GttgcagagagagagggcgCTACTGCGGGCGGCCGAGTCTCATCCAGCAGAGAAGCCAGCggatcatcaacaacaaccacacagAGTCCCGGCAGCGGCAGCAGTCCCAGCAACTCCAGTTCCAGCGTTGGATCCGTCGGAAGTTCCATGA